A genome region from Eurosta solidaginis isolate ZX-2024a chromosome 2, ASM4086904v1, whole genome shotgun sequence includes the following:
- the LOC137242014 gene encoding uncharacterized protein, translated as MAGEDNSSVTEKLGNQESSPFDCSFLIGSGASASTIEAHKSKLSCASIVFASMFNGNYKEADASANIPLPNVLDIIDFKVILEYIYYEKTDSLDLLTIKRLKHVAFLADYYMLEKLLTACHGKISTKVQQQNTSFHDFLQIFEYEKKLGREITYIKYKNCGHYYKSNFPYDITDLATNSSIYDLEPEIFYDLLKFLQGKFKEIERFCLIENYAKIHGLKMDGFASKKLGMVDNFGEAHTQTPTPGKTLKEMFDLINFKSMSVNQFVIGPAVSEIWIASSEEQLRILTSVIHNHF; from the exons ATGGCTGGCGAAGATAACTCAAG TGTTACCGAAAAATTAGGCAATCAAGAGTCCTCACCCTTTGATTGCAGCTTTTTGATAGGGTCGGGAGCAAGCGCTAGTACTATTGAAGCACATAAATCTAAACTCTCATGCGCTTCAATTGTTTTCGCAAGTATGTTCAATGGAAACTATAAAGAAGCAGACGCTAGTGCCAACATTCCACTACCAAATGTACTAGATATCATCGACTTCAAAGTGATATTGGAATATATTTATTATGAAAAAACTGACTCTCTTGACTTACTGACCATTAAACGTTTGAAACATGTGGCTTTCTTGGCGGATTATTATATGCTGGAGAAGCTTTTGACTGCATGCCATGGTAAAATCAGTACGAAGGTTCAGCAACAAAACACaagctttcatgattttttacaaatttttgaataTGAAAAGAAACTTGGTCGGGAGATTACTTATATTAAGTATAAAAATTGTGGACATTATTATAAATCAAATTTTCCATATGACATCACTGATTTAGCTACTAACTCCTCGATATACGACTTGGAACCCGAAATTTTTTACGATCTGCTAAAGTTTCTTCAAGgtaaatttaaagaaatcgaACGGTTTTGCTTAATTGAAAATTACGCCAAGATACACGGTCTGAAAATGGATGGTTTTGCATCAAAAAAATTGGGAATGGTTGACAACTTTGGCGAAGCTCATACTCAAACCCCAACTCCAGGAAAAACTTTGAAAGAAATGTTCGATTTAATAAATTTCAAGAGTATGTCTGTCAACCAGTTTGTAATTGGTCCCGCCGTTTCCGAAATATGGATTGCTAGTTCGGAAGAACAATTGCGAATCCTGACATCGGTTATTCACAATCATTTTTAA